Proteins encoded in a region of the Paenibacillus sp. E222 genome:
- a CDS encoding DUF2188 domain-containing protein, which translates to MPWNKQDYPVSMKNLEPRVRDKAIEIANALLDDGYEEGRSIAIATAKAEEWDENHPTSKSSKQTTKSSSDSKSDHGKSSSPRRHSEPVSSSKSHDNIHVVPTDSGWAIKEEGQSKSLATFRTKAEAVDAAKEKSEKQNIRAIIHNEDGQIASSIKP; encoded by the coding sequence ATGCCGTGGAACAAACAGGATTATCCCGTTTCCATGAAAAATCTGGAGCCTCGTGTCAGAGATAAGGCCATTGAAATCGCCAATGCACTGCTGGATGACGGTTACGAGGAAGGACGCTCCATTGCAATCGCTACTGCCAAAGCGGAAGAATGGGATGAGAATCATCCCACATCGAAAAGTTCGAAGCAGACTACCAAATCTTCATCAGACAGCAAATCGGACCATGGAAAATCTTCCTCTCCACGCCGTCATTCCGAACCTGTCTCTTCTTCCAAAAGCCATGATAATATTCATGTCGTTCCTACCGATTCAGGCTGGGCCATCAAGGAAGAAGGTCAATCCAAATCTCTGGCTACGTTCCGAACCAAAGCAGAGGCTGTAGATGCTGCCAAAGAAAAGAGTGAAAAACAGAACATTCGAGCTATTATCCATAATGAAGATGGACAAATTGCCTCTTCCATCAAGCCTTGA
- a CDS encoding YitT family protein translates to MKRTSLTLQQVKTEAGKFAIMLLGTFILAFAYYHINFQNHLSEGGFVGLALLGKYATGLSPAIGMLLLDIPVMILAWFIKGWKFMIQALLGVAAFSLFYDGFERYSTLVIPFHGNLWIPAVLSGVITGVGAGMVLRFGGATGGDDILAVLISRWKGWKLGTVFFVSDAFVLGLSLFFLPVKETLYTILAVWIASKVITYMVSFPARRTVTTSAVKLPVSTAAKVVSGASQRAPVARGVSH, encoded by the coding sequence ATGAAGAGAACATCGTTAACCTTACAACAAGTTAAGACAGAGGCGGGAAAGTTCGCCATTATGCTGCTCGGAACATTTATTTTGGCATTTGCCTACTATCACATTAATTTTCAGAATCATTTATCGGAGGGCGGATTTGTCGGTCTGGCCCTGCTTGGAAAGTACGCGACAGGCTTATCACCTGCGATCGGTATGCTGCTGCTGGATATTCCAGTCATGATTCTGGCCTGGTTCATCAAGGGCTGGAAGTTCATGATTCAGGCGCTGCTGGGTGTGGCCGCATTCTCATTGTTCTATGACGGGTTTGAGCGGTACTCCACCCTGGTCATTCCGTTTCACGGTAATCTGTGGATTCCGGCAGTCCTGTCCGGTGTTATCACGGGCGTGGGAGCTGGTATGGTGCTTCGATTCGGAGGCGCGACAGGTGGAGATGACATTCTGGCGGTGCTCATTAGCCGTTGGAAGGGCTGGAAGCTGGGAACGGTTTTCTTTGTCAGCGATGCGTTTGTACTCGGATTGTCGCTTTTCTTTCTACCGGTAAAAGAAACTTTATATACCATTCTGGCCGTATGGATTGCCAGTAAAGTCATTACGTACATGGTCAGTTTCCCGGCTCGCCGGACAGTTACGACCTCAGCTGTGAAGCTGCCTGTATCGACTGCAGCCAAAGTAGTCAGCGGTGCCTCACAACGAGCTCCGGTGGCTAGAGGGGTTTCGCATTAA
- a CDS encoding nucleotide-binding protein, which produces MKTLKPRVFIGCSLEAKPIAAAVHENLRFSAEVTPWYSGVFNPSSYTMDDLETEVRTTDFAIFIFHPDDISKIRGKYYASVRDNTMLEMGLFMGRLGRKRIFFILPEDITDIKDATKVEGLRMPTDLLGLNPLVYEIRSDGKWAPAVSVACSKIADSIEEQGRWSDPEVEQIIEKHKRSEGEARLQLLKLLRFFRELLRTRKADAVMLERMSDALRSAFVSLPPFAVRGTAIYRTDDSGHIEQLCGNVGEPGRKYNLSANDDKPPDDPKRILVIDSYLENKIKINLYDDYLEKEYLLCYPVAKRYVITVHIIGHIEADEAIFQQMDLENRHLFNAINDLLGGEPE; this is translated from the coding sequence ATGAAAACGTTAAAGCCAAGAGTCTTTATTGGCTGCTCGCTGGAAGCGAAGCCGATTGCAGCCGCAGTACACGAAAACTTGCGTTTCTCGGCCGAAGTTACCCCTTGGTACTCCGGAGTTTTTAATCCAAGCAGTTATACCATGGACGATCTGGAAACAGAAGTGCGTACGACTGACTTTGCCATTTTTATTTTTCATCCGGATGATATATCTAAAATTCGCGGGAAGTACTATGCCTCTGTCCGTGATAATACAATGCTGGAAATGGGTTTGTTTATGGGTCGGCTAGGACGAAAGCGTATTTTTTTCATTCTCCCTGAAGATATTACGGACATCAAGGATGCCACAAAAGTTGAAGGGCTGCGGATGCCCACCGATCTACTAGGTTTAAATCCGCTGGTTTACGAAATTCGTTCAGATGGGAAATGGGCGCCAGCCGTCTCGGTGGCCTGTTCCAAAATCGCCGACAGCATCGAAGAACAGGGACGATGGAGCGATCCCGAAGTGGAACAAATCATTGAGAAACACAAAAGGTCTGAGGGCGAAGCCCGGTTGCAGTTGCTCAAGCTGCTGCGATTCTTCAGGGAGTTACTGCGTACCCGCAAAGCAGATGCAGTTATGCTGGAGCGAATGAGCGATGCACTTCGAAGTGCATTTGTCTCCCTTCCTCCATTTGCCGTGCGCGGGACTGCCATATACCGTACAGATGACAGTGGTCATATTGAACAATTATGTGGTAATGTTGGGGAACCGGGGAGAAAATATAACTTGTCCGCCAACGACGACAAACCGCCCGATGATCCGAAGCGAATTCTGGTTATTGATTCTTACCTGGAGAACAAAATCAAGATCAATCTCTACGACGACTACCTTGAGAAAGAGTATCTGCTATGCTATCCTGTAGCCAAGAGGTATGTAATCACAGTTCATATTATTGGACATATTGAAGCGGATGAGGCGATATTTCAGCAGATGGATTTGGAGAACCGTCATCTGTTTAACGCCATCAACGATTTGTTAGGAGGCGAACCGGAATGA
- a CDS encoding helix-turn-helix transcriptional regulator: protein MQNRIKVLRELKDISQGKLAEQCDVSRQTINAIENNKYDPSLPLAFAISEALEVTIEQLFMYERRKS, encoded by the coding sequence ATGCAAAATCGGATAAAAGTACTGCGTGAGCTGAAAGACATTTCACAAGGCAAACTTGCCGAACAGTGTGATGTCAGCAGACAGACGATTAATGCTATTGAAAACAACAAGTATGACCCCAGTTTACCACTGGCTTTTGCTATCTCAGAAGCACTGGAGGTCACGATTGAACAGTTATTTATGTATGAGAGGAGAAAATCCTGA
- a CDS encoding Gfo/Idh/MocA family protein, which produces METTKRTRAAIIGLGDIARKVYLPLLTAHANVEITGIMNRSPEPVKEIQHTYRLNNGTTDMKELLSWDLDAVFVHTATEAHFDIVMQCLERGLAVYVDKPLSYTLRESEEMTAFAEAQGLLLAVGFNRRFAPLYQNAKEWMQAGQGFESLTVTKHRTGIQDRPSAETIYDDLIHILDLMLWYSDHNVHLLHQWIRKNDLDRLLHAAGSAKLGRTAYGRFDMVRQAGADLEKLELYGGGRSVEVLNMEIAKYEERGAQERKETFGSWESILTRRGFTGAIDQFLENLETPDDCAISASHVMDSHDLAEQLIRS; this is translated from the coding sequence ATGGAAACAACCAAGCGAACCCGTGCTGCGATCATCGGACTCGGAGATATTGCGCGCAAAGTATATTTGCCGCTGTTGACTGCCCACGCGAACGTGGAAATTACGGGGATTATGAACCGTTCTCCCGAGCCGGTCAAGGAAATACAGCATACTTATAGATTAAACAATGGAACAACGGATATGAAAGAATTGTTGTCCTGGGATCTGGATGCAGTGTTTGTACATACAGCGACAGAAGCTCATTTTGACATCGTTATGCAATGTTTGGAGCGGGGGCTGGCAGTATACGTGGACAAACCGCTGTCTTATACGTTGCGGGAGTCGGAAGAAATGACCGCGTTTGCGGAAGCACAGGGTCTTCTTTTGGCGGTAGGTTTTAACCGGAGATTTGCACCGTTGTATCAAAATGCGAAGGAATGGATGCAGGCTGGACAGGGTTTTGAATCGCTGACAGTTACTAAACATCGGACAGGTATTCAGGATCGTCCATCTGCGGAAACCATCTATGATGATCTGATTCATATCCTTGACCTAATGTTATGGTATTCGGATCACAATGTGCATCTGCTCCATCAATGGATACGTAAAAATGACCTGGACCGACTGTTGCATGCGGCTGGATCAGCCAAGCTGGGCAGAACGGCATATGGGAGATTCGATATGGTACGCCAAGCAGGAGCGGATCTGGAGAAGCTTGAGTTGTATGGCGGGGGAAGATCGGTAGAAGTGCTGAACATGGAAATAGCGAAGTATGAGGAACGCGGTGCTCAAGAACGCAAGGAAACCTTTGGCAGCTGGGAAAGTATTTTGACCCGAAGAGGATTCACGGGAGCGATTGATCAATTTTTGGAAAATCTTGAAACCCCGGATGACTGTGCCATCAGTGCAAGTCATGTCATGGACAGTCATGACCTGGCTGAACAGCTTATCCGCAGTTAA
- the msrA gene encoding peptide-methionine (S)-S-oxide reductase MsrA produces the protein MEQHTSEKATFAGGCFWCMVSPFEELPGIHKIVSGYTGGHTENPTYEEVCSETTGHVEAVQITFDPAIFPYEKLVELFWQQIDPTDTGGQFHDRGSSYQTAIFYHSEEQRQIAEASKAALAQSGRFDKPIFTPILPAKTFYEAEEHHQGYHHKNPAHYKRYRKGSGREDFIERNWSGKVDKDGLKERLTPLQYEVTQNNATEPAFHNEFWDHHGDGIYVDIVSGEPLFSSTDKYDSGCGWPSFTRPLRDYNVKEKTDLSHFMIRTEVRSREGDSHLGHLFNDGPAEAGGMRYCINSAALRFVPKEDLEKEGYAEYAVLFK, from the coding sequence ATGGAACAACATACTAGTGAAAAAGCAACTTTTGCAGGCGGGTGCTTCTGGTGTATGGTATCCCCCTTCGAGGAACTACCCGGTATTCATAAGATTGTATCGGGATATACAGGAGGACATACGGAGAACCCAACATATGAGGAGGTCTGCTCGGAAACGACAGGTCACGTAGAGGCCGTTCAAATTACGTTCGACCCTGCCATCTTCCCATATGAGAAACTCGTTGAATTGTTCTGGCAACAGATCGACCCAACGGATACGGGTGGACAATTCCATGACCGTGGATCATCTTATCAGACGGCCATCTTCTATCACAGTGAAGAACAACGCCAGATCGCAGAAGCTTCCAAAGCAGCTTTGGCACAAAGCGGACGTTTTGACAAACCAATCTTCACACCGATTTTGCCAGCGAAAACGTTCTATGAAGCAGAGGAGCATCACCAAGGTTACCATCACAAAAACCCTGCTCACTATAAACGGTACCGTAAAGGTTCTGGACGTGAAGACTTTATCGAACGCAACTGGTCCGGCAAAGTGGATAAAGACGGCCTGAAAGAGCGTCTGACGCCGCTGCAATATGAAGTTACCCAGAACAACGCAACTGAACCTGCGTTTCATAACGAATTCTGGGATCACCATGGTGACGGAATTTACGTGGACATCGTATCCGGTGAGCCACTGTTCAGTTCCACCGACAAATACGATTCCGGCTGCGGCTGGCCAAGCTTCACCCGTCCACTGCGGGACTACAATGTGAAGGAAAAAACGGATCTCAGCCACTTCATGATTCGTACTGAAGTGAGAAGTCGTGAAGGAGATTCCCATCTGGGTCACCTGTTCAACGACGGCCCTGCCGAAGCTGGTGGAATGCGTTATTGCATCAATTCCGCTGCCCTTCGTTTTGTACCCAAAGAAGACCTTGAAAAAGAAGGATATGCCGAATACGCTGTACTGTTTAAATAA
- a CDS encoding Gfo/Idh/MocA family protein: protein MSKVLNIAIVGCGGIAKGKHMPSLSKQSQGRMVAFCDIVKERAEEAAAEFGAEGAKVYTDYHEMLKDESIDVVHVCTPNDSHSVITVASLEAGKHVMCEKPMAKTSAQAQAMLEAAQRTGKKLSIAYQNRFRNDSQYLKQMCEEGELGDIYFGKAIALRRRAVPTWGVFLDEEKQGGGPLIDIGTHALDLTLWLMDNYKPKSVMGSTFHKLGQRENAANAFGPWDPEQFKVEDSAFGFVTMENGATIIIESSWALNVAEFGEAKTLLCGTEGGADMQDGLRINGEKRSRLFETKVDLDAGGVAFYSGSAENEADREARMWLEAIIEDKDPVVKPEQAIVVTQILEAIYESAQTGKAVYFD from the coding sequence ATGTCTAAAGTACTTAATATCGCCATCGTTGGTTGTGGCGGAATCGCCAAAGGTAAACATATGCCCAGCCTGTCCAAACAATCTCAGGGCCGTATGGTCGCTTTCTGCGACATTGTGAAAGAACGTGCAGAGGAGGCAGCAGCCGAATTCGGTGCTGAGGGAGCCAAAGTATATACGGATTATCACGAGATGCTGAAGGATGAGAGCATTGATGTGGTACACGTGTGTACACCAAATGACTCCCACTCCGTGATCACGGTCGCTTCCCTAGAGGCGGGCAAACATGTAATGTGTGAAAAGCCAATGGCGAAGACGTCTGCACAAGCGCAAGCTATGCTGGAAGCCGCACAACGTACAGGCAAAAAGCTGTCCATTGCGTATCAGAACCGATTCCGCAATGACAGCCAATACCTGAAACAAATGTGTGAAGAAGGCGAGCTGGGCGATATTTATTTCGGTAAGGCGATTGCACTTCGCCGCCGTGCTGTGCCTACCTGGGGTGTGTTCCTTGATGAGGAAAAGCAGGGTGGAGGACCGTTGATTGATATCGGTACACATGCGCTGGACCTGACTCTTTGGCTGATGGATAATTACAAACCGAAGAGTGTAATGGGATCAACGTTCCACAAGCTGGGTCAACGTGAGAATGCGGCCAATGCTTTTGGGCCGTGGGACCCGGAACAATTCAAGGTAGAGGATTCTGCATTCGGCTTTGTGACGATGGAGAATGGGGCTACAATTATTATCGAATCCAGCTGGGCGCTGAACGTTGCTGAATTTGGCGAAGCCAAAACACTGCTTTGTGGAACAGAAGGTGGCGCGGATATGCAGGATGGTCTGCGTATCAATGGCGAGAAACGCAGCCGTCTGTTTGAAACCAAGGTAGATCTGGACGCAGGCGGAGTCGCTTTTTATTCCGGTAGTGCAGAAAATGAAGCGGATCGTGAAGCTAGAATGTGGCTTGAAGCGATCATAGAAGACAAGGATCCAGTTGTAAAACCTGAACAAGCCATCGTGGTTACTCAGATTCTTGAAGCGATCTACGAGTCTGCTCAGACAGGCAAAGCGGTTTATTTCGACTAA
- a CDS encoding sugar phosphate isomerase/epimerase, producing the protein MKLGVFLVLFGGRKLEDALDYVASKGLKAVEIGTGGHPGNAHCKPDELLSNPTALKNFKNAVESRGLTISALSCHGNPLHPQKDIAKGFHDDFVKTVELAEKLEVPVVNTFSGCPGDHEDAKYPNWPVAPWPNDFQEVLKWQWDNKVIPYWTEWGKFAADHNVKVGLELHGGFSVHTPATLLRLREAAGEVIGANLDPSHMWWQGIDPVQAIHILGREGAIHHFHAKDTTIDPINVNKYGVTDMQDYTNMLDRAWQFRSVGYGHDNKTWADIISALRLVGYDYVVSIEHEDGLMSVEEGFSKAVQNLQQVLIEEPLGDMWWV; encoded by the coding sequence TTGAAACTCGGCGTATTTTTGGTACTATTCGGAGGACGTAAATTGGAGGATGCACTTGACTATGTTGCATCCAAAGGCTTGAAAGCAGTAGAAATCGGAACTGGTGGACATCCCGGAAATGCTCATTGCAAACCGGATGAGCTTCTGAGCAATCCAACAGCATTGAAAAATTTCAAAAATGCAGTAGAATCCCGTGGTCTGACTATCAGCGCATTGAGCTGTCACGGTAACCCGCTCCATCCACAAAAGGATATTGCGAAAGGATTCCACGATGATTTCGTTAAGACAGTAGAACTGGCTGAGAAACTGGAAGTGCCTGTTGTAAATACATTCTCTGGTTGTCCGGGAGACCATGAGGATGCCAAATATCCGAACTGGCCTGTTGCACCATGGCCGAATGACTTCCAGGAAGTTCTTAAATGGCAATGGGACAACAAAGTTATCCCTTACTGGACAGAGTGGGGCAAGTTCGCTGCAGATCACAATGTGAAAGTGGGACTGGAGCTGCACGGTGGATTTTCCGTGCATACACCAGCGACCTTGCTGAGACTGCGTGAAGCAGCAGGCGAAGTGATTGGCGCCAACCTGGATCCAAGCCACATGTGGTGGCAAGGTATTGATCCGGTGCAAGCGATCCACATTCTGGGACGTGAAGGCGCGATTCATCACTTCCATGCGAAAGATACAACTATTGATCCAATTAACGTGAATAAATATGGTGTAACAGATATGCAGGATTATACAAACATGCTTGATCGTGCTTGGCAATTCCGCTCGGTCGGTTATGGTCACGATAACAAAACTTGGGCTGATATTATTAGCGCTCTGCGTCTGGTTGGATATGATTATGTCGTAAGTATTGAACACGAAGATGGTCTGATGTCGGTAGAAGAAGGATTCTCTAAAGCTGTGCAAAATCTCCAACAAGTATTGATTGAAGAACCGCTGGGAGATATGTGGTGGGTTTAG
- a CDS encoding TVP38/TMEM64 family protein yields the protein MRKWLWLLLYVLLAGVTFIYRYELLAWTDLHQSIPLLLAMAMLFALVPVIPYKIVIIAFGYSYGTATAAWICWLGTTLAALLVYTGARTIFRNQARSYLERIRVLNRFTTWMEAHPFMGIMSMRLLPIVPQMAVNIYAGITYTPFWVFMVATAIGKLPAIFVFAYAGSQAESSIWVSLLILSGYLVFMTIILFLFRLRSRKKV from the coding sequence TTGCGAAAATGGTTATGGCTCCTCCTATATGTTTTACTTGCCGGAGTCACGTTTATTTACAGATATGAACTGCTGGCCTGGACCGATCTGCATCAGTCCATACCACTTTTACTCGCCATGGCAATGTTGTTTGCTCTTGTACCCGTAATTCCGTACAAAATCGTCATTATTGCCTTTGGCTATAGTTACGGTACCGCAACAGCAGCCTGGATATGCTGGCTTGGCACTACGCTTGCTGCACTGCTTGTATACACTGGAGCAAGAACGATATTTAGAAATCAGGCCAGATCCTATCTCGAACGCATTCGGGTTTTGAATCGATTCACAACATGGATGGAAGCTCATCCCTTCATGGGTATCATGTCTATGCGACTGCTGCCCATCGTTCCCCAAATGGCGGTTAATATCTATGCAGGCATCACCTACACCCCATTCTGGGTGTTCATGGTTGCGACAGCGATTGGCAAATTGCCTGCTATTTTTGTTTTTGCCTATGCGGGTTCACAAGCAGAATCATCAATCTGGGTGAGCCTGTTAATCCTTTCCGGTTATCTCGTGTTCATGACGATAATATTGTTCTTGTTTCGCTTGCGCTCTCGTAAAAAAGTCTAA
- a CDS encoding lipid II flippase Amj family protein, producing MFSLSLAIPMLFTMLIHAADSLSYALRLGGLRTRRIALALSLSGILLLVSRTSNMAQGPMVGNLVDTATNGGNPHFAAQLHWLMGAATVGTALAIISFPTMVKLASRMVVHFEEAGSIPSMVRGLLKRSKIKNAMYYITPPSWKMAKLLVHNGMPRRLMTLNIAVTAIYTTGVLSSLYAAYLYPGQAVAASQSTGLINGVATILLTILIDPRISLLSDKSLRGEIRLNRMNQIYGCMLVSRLFGTLLAQLLLIPFAYWIGWIVSMM from the coding sequence ATGTTTAGTTTGAGCCTAGCCATTCCTATGTTATTTACCATGCTTATTCATGCGGCTGACAGTCTGTCCTATGCGCTGCGTCTTGGGGGATTGCGTACTCGCAGAATCGCGCTGGCCTTGTCCCTGTCCGGAATTTTGCTGCTGGTGTCGCGTACCTCCAATATGGCCCAAGGGCCGATGGTAGGCAATCTCGTGGATACAGCGACGAATGGAGGGAACCCACACTTTGCAGCGCAACTGCACTGGCTGATGGGCGCGGCTACGGTTGGAACAGCCTTGGCGATTATAAGTTTTCCAACGATGGTCAAGCTCGCTTCCCGAATGGTCGTTCATTTTGAGGAGGCAGGATCAATTCCTTCGATGGTTCGAGGTCTGCTAAAACGCAGCAAGATCAAAAACGCGATGTATTATATTACTCCACCATCATGGAAAATGGCAAAACTGTTGGTACACAACGGAATGCCGAGACGTCTTATGACGTTGAACATAGCGGTGACAGCAATCTATACGACTGGAGTCCTGTCCAGTCTGTACGCTGCGTATCTTTATCCAGGGCAGGCTGTAGCTGCTTCGCAATCCACCGGACTCATTAATGGAGTAGCGACCATTTTGTTAACCATCCTGATTGATCCTCGTATTTCGCTGCTTAGCGACAAATCTCTGCGTGGTGAAATTCGGCTGAATCGAATGAATCAGATTTATGGCTGTATGCTTGTATCCCGTTTATTTGGCACATTGCTGGCTCAGTTGTTATTGATTCCATTTGCTTACTGGATCGGCTGGATTGTGAGTATGATGTGA
- a CDS encoding AraC family transcriptional regulator, with amino-acid sequence MPTDYSCQVLTAGFSFHRKPYIGLHPEGVKNYLMRLQTDGRCRARIDGEMSLVDAGDLLLFSPDEPYELRIDKEQNPMGERLVESGDYHIFFNGDWVDEWWKHHKRPNRIKVQLTESLLTLFRQLVLEQRRISNPYPEIASYYMRILCLEVDRMLSEHPTITNTNYVAYEIKSYIEENASSLFKLEDIATHIGISVSRGVHLFKEAFGKSIMQYTLDVRLNMARERIIFSPMTLEHVAESSGFNNYTYFHRVFRSRFGMSPKEFRVIHREQM; translated from the coding sequence ATGCCGACTGATTATTCCTGCCAGGTTCTTACAGCAGGCTTCTCGTTTCATCGCAAACCTTATATAGGCTTGCATCCTGAGGGAGTAAAGAATTACTTGATGAGGCTCCAGACGGACGGACGTTGCCGAGCCCGTATAGACGGCGAGATGTCGCTTGTTGATGCGGGTGATCTGCTTCTGTTTAGTCCAGATGAGCCATATGAACTGAGAATAGACAAAGAGCAAAATCCGATGGGCGAACGACTTGTGGAGAGTGGTGATTACCATATTTTCTTCAATGGGGACTGGGTGGATGAGTGGTGGAAACATCACAAGAGGCCGAACCGGATCAAGGTGCAGCTGACCGAAAGCCTGCTTACCCTGTTTCGTCAGCTCGTACTGGAGCAGCGCCGTATTTCCAATCCTTACCCAGAAATCGCCAGTTATTATATGCGAATTCTTTGTCTTGAAGTGGATCGTATGCTCTCGGAGCATCCGACGATTACTAATACCAACTATGTGGCATATGAGATTAAAAGTTACATCGAGGAAAACGCTTCTTCTCTATTCAAGCTTGAAGATATAGCTACCCATATTGGAATCAGTGTTTCAAGGGGAGTTCATCTCTTCAAAGAAGCGTTTGGTAAAAGTATTATGCAATATACACTGGATGTACGACTGAACATGGCCAGGGAACGGATCATTTTTAGTCCAATGACACTCGAACATGTAGCCGAATCTTCCGGCTTTAACAATTATACGTATTTCCACAGGGTATTCCGCTCCCGGTTCGGCATGTCGCCCAAAGAATTCCGCGTCATTCACCGGGAACAGATGTAA
- a CDS encoding Gfo/Idh/MocA family protein: MEKMKAGIIGCGNISAIYLENLKDNPLIEVVAVADLIRERAQERADEFNIANVYNVDELLQDKEIELVLNLTVPGSHALTDLAVLEAGKHVYAEKPLAISLEDGRKVIELAEEKGLYVGSAPDTFLGSGIQTARKAIEEGLIGKPIAATSFFMGGGPEAWHPNPEFFYVAGGGPMFDMGPYYLTALITLLGPIRRISSSAGVQITDRVIGSGPKEGTPLEVQTPTHLAGTIDFEEGAIATMITSFDIRGASDLPRIEIYGTEGTMSIPDPNFFNGEVKLRRFGQDTWETVTPAFESRQNERGIGVTEMVESIRAGREHKASGKLAYHVLEAMHAFQRSSLEGKHIQLESTYQAAAENNTDENQSEAVQSH; encoded by the coding sequence GTGGAGAAAATGAAAGCGGGCATTATTGGTTGCGGTAACATTAGCGCCATTTATCTAGAGAATTTAAAAGATAATCCTCTCATTGAAGTGGTGGCTGTTGCGGATTTGATCCGTGAACGGGCACAAGAACGAGCTGATGAATTCAATATCGCAAACGTTTACAATGTAGATGAGTTGCTGCAAGATAAGGAGATTGAGCTTGTGCTAAACCTCACGGTTCCTGGCAGTCATGCCCTGACTGATCTGGCTGTGCTTGAAGCAGGCAAACATGTGTATGCCGAGAAACCGTTGGCCATTTCTCTTGAGGATGGTCGCAAGGTAATTGAACTGGCTGAGGAAAAAGGATTGTATGTTGGTTCAGCACCGGATACGTTCCTTGGATCAGGCATTCAGACTGCCCGCAAGGCTATTGAAGAAGGACTGATCGGCAAACCGATTGCGGCAACGTCATTCTTCATGGGTGGAGGGCCGGAGGCTTGGCATCCAAATCCGGAGTTCTTTTATGTCGCTGGTGGCGGACCGATGTTCGATATGGGGCCTTACTATTTGACCGCGCTGATCACCCTCCTTGGACCGATTCGCAGAATCAGTTCTTCAGCAGGTGTACAGATCACAGATCGCGTTATTGGTTCCGGGCCGAAGGAAGGTACACCTCTTGAAGTACAGACGCCAACACATCTGGCAGGAACGATTGATTTTGAGGAAGGTGCCATTGCAACAATGATCACCAGCTTCGATATCCGGGGTGCTTCGGATTTGCCACGGATTGAAATCTACGGTACCGAAGGCACGATGAGCATACCGGACCCCAACTTTTTTAACGGGGAAGTGAAGCTGCGCAGATTCGGTCAGGACACATGGGAGACAGTGACGCCTGCTTTTGAAAGCAGACAGAACGAGCGCGGAATCGGCGTTACCGAAATGGTTGAATCCATTCGAGCCGGACGCGAACACAAGGCCAGTGGCAAGCTCGCCTACCATGTGCTTGAAGCTATGCATGCGTTCCAGCGCTCCTCGCTTGAGGGCAAACACATTCAACTGGAGAGCACTTATCAAGCAGCAGCAGAAAACAATACAGATGAAAATCAGTCAGAGGCTGTACAGTCACACTAA
- a CDS encoding sugar phosphate isomerase/epimerase, whose product MLKVGLQLYTVRDELERDFKGTLAKVAELGYQGVEFHNFYGHSPEEVRGILDEFGLEIVGTHVQYNSLLEDLDGVIAYHKAIGNKNLIVPYLSEEQRQWDNVFASLNEIGEKCAAQDMVLMYHNHDFEFTEQVEGQPALYAMYDTVTASHLQVELDSCWAHAAGYPPTEVIAKYAGRLPLVHWKDMRRSEGQVLTVEFGQGEVDLGAVAIASDQAGAEWLVVEQDVCQNPPLQSIESSMNWIRKYAANGGLVHV is encoded by the coding sequence ATGTTGAAGGTTGGATTACAGCTATATACGGTACGTGATGAACTGGAGCGCGATTTCAAAGGCACACTCGCCAAGGTTGCAGAGCTTGGATATCAAGGCGTTGAGTTCCACAACTTTTACGGGCATAGTCCTGAAGAAGTAAGGGGCATTCTGGATGAATTCGGTCTGGAGATTGTGGGTACACATGTTCAGTACAATAGTCTGCTTGAGGATCTCGATGGGGTGATCGCTTATCACAAAGCCATCGGAAACAAAAATCTGATTGTCCCTTACCTGTCGGAAGAACAACGGCAATGGGATAACGTATTTGCTTCCCTCAATGAGATTGGTGAAAAGTGTGCAGCGCAGGACATGGTGTTAATGTATCACAATCATGATTTTGAATTTACAGAGCAGGTTGAGGGTCAGCCGGCGTTATACGCGATGTATGATACCGTAACCGCTTCCCATCTGCAAGTGGAGCTGGATTCGTGTTGGGCTCACGCCGCAGGATACCCGCCAACGGAAGTCATCGCGAAGTATGCGGGACGTCTGCCGCTGGTTCACTGGAAAGACATGCGTCGTTCAGAAGGCCAAGTCCTGACAGTGGAATTCGGCCAAGGCGAGGTAGATCTGGGGGCTGTAGCTATAGCGTCAGATCAGGCGGGAGCCGAGTGGCTTGTTGTGGAACAGGATGTATGTCAGAATCCTCCACTGCAAAGCATCGAGAGCAGTATGAACTGGATTAGAAAATATGCCGCTAATGGAGGACTTGTTCATGTCTAA